In Rutidosis leptorrhynchoides isolate AG116_Rl617_1_P2 chromosome 2, CSIRO_AGI_Rlap_v1, whole genome shotgun sequence, one genomic interval encodes:
- the LOC139889535 gene encoding uncharacterized protein, with protein MKTRSHKDQEFTHPFSDPEIYVHGVYNRREERVLRKNFEALPFCLEEMDPNGNPIHDEEGNPNGPPVNQELLNDPNDTPMWNARLVALTMIAPTITKPPNEVDNWKIEGNFFTLIKDTYFHGLIDENPFEHIQHFNDLCDVYKTKNVTDDAFKLRAFPFTLQGDAKAWMQSLPSDFIRSFQELTNEFINHFFPLSKVERLRMEINGFTQRGDESLYDAWVRFKKLLRACPPHAEIMLEDISVNTYEWAPSPQDLTRKSVAQVESENGQVTLASLNNQFQTFGKELKKIQQTVVAMQSLEEIMQNYIKKVESIEAFLMKENEFLNQQIRNQQASFQNLESAVGRLSTQVAERPQGTLPSNTQANPINNYNNNHQHNQNQQHNNSRVISIESTNQNPNNPNQNENVNAITTQSGLTTKGVEDPQPQPFITHEPLPNFIEENTGVSKEKGEEKVNSTEGMGNDESGKKKGDESSKITRPVPYAKAFKKDKLAAQYKKFQEMMKNVSVNLPITDVLKGMLNYDQFIKELISQRGKYHDETSFFIEEECNKILAPRPWIPKKLGDPGKFVFPCKFGESEVFNALADLGASINLMPHSLYERLGLGPLKPT; from the exons atgaaaacaaggtctCACAAGGATCAAGAATTCACACATCCATTTTCCGATCCGGAAATATACGTGCACGGGGTTTATAATcgtagagaagaaagggtattaagAAAGAATTTTGAAGCTCtgccattttgtttagaagagaTGGATCCAAACGGTAATCCGATTCACGATGAAGAAGGCAATCCTAATGGTCCCCCGGTTAATCAAGAATTATTGAATGATCCAAACGACACACCAATGTGGAATGCTAGATTGGTTGCACTAACAATGATAGCACCGACTATTACAAAACCACCAAATGAAGTggataattggaagatcgagggtaactttttcacgttgATCAAGGATACATACTTTCATGGGCTGATAGATGAGAATCCATTCGAACATATTCAACACTTTAATGATCTTTGTGATGTTTACAAAACCAAAAATGTCACCGATGACGCTTTTAAGCTAAGGGCATTCCCCTTCACACTTCAAGGAGATGCAAAAGCTTGGATGCAAAGTTTACCATCCGATTTCATAAGGTCTTTTCAAGAATTAACAAACGAGTTTATCAATCATTTCTTTCCACTGTCAAAAGTAGAGCGGCTTAGAATGGAGATTAATGGGTTCACACAACGGGGTGATGAGAGTTTGTATGATGCATGGGTTCGATTCAAGAAGCTACTAAGAGCTTGCCCACCTCATG CCGAAATTATGTTAGAGGACATCTCGGTCAACACgtatgaatgggcaccttcaccgcAGGATTTGACAAGGAAAAGCGTAGCACAAGTCGAGAGTGAAAATGGGCAAGTGACGCTTGCAAGCTTGAACAACCAATTTCAAACATTTGGGAAAGAATTGAAGAAGATTCAACAaacggtagttgcaatgcaa AGCttagaagaaatcatgcaaaactACATCAAGAAGGTAGAATCAATCGAAGCTTTTCTAATGAAAGAGAACGAATTCTTAAATCAACAAAtccgaaaccaacaagcctcattccaaaaccttgagagTGCCGTTGGACGACTTTCAACCCAAGTTGCCGAAAGACCAcaaggaactttaccttcaaacacTCAAGCCAACCCGattaacaattacaacaataaccaCCAACACAATCAAAACCAACAACACAACAACTCAAGAGTGATTTCTATCGAAAGCACCAACCAAAACCCTAATAACCCAAACCAAAATGAAAATGTCAACGCCATAACCACTCAAAGCGGTTTAACCACTAAAGGGGTCGAAGATCCTCAACCACAACCCTTTATAACCCATGAACCACTACCAAATTTTATTGAAGAGAATACCGGGGTTAGTAAGGAGAAGGGTGAAGAAAAGGTCAACTCAACCGAGGGTATGGGTAATGATGAATCGGGTAAGAAAAAGGGTGATGAGTCTTCAAAGATTACGAGACCGGTGCCATATGCAAAAGCTTTTAAGAAGGACAAGTTGGCAGCTCAATACAAAAAGTTTCAAGAAATGATGAAAAACGTCTCGGTTAACCTACCTATCACCGATGTGCTTAAAGGAATGCTGAATTACGATCAGTTCATCAAGGAGCTAATATCTCAAAGGGGTAAATATCATGACGAAACATCTTTCTTTATCGAAGAGGAGTGCAACAAGATTCTTGCACCAAGGCCATGGATTCCTAAGAAGTTAGGAGATCCGGGAAAATTTGTTTTCCCTTGTAAGTTCGGTGAATCGGAAGTGTTCAATGCACTAGCCGACTTGGGTGCAAGCATTAACCTAATGCCCCATTCACTTTATGAGAGGCTTGGTCTTGGACCTCTTAAACCAACTTGA